The following proteins are co-located in the candidate division KSB1 bacterium genome:
- a CDS encoding dihydroorotate dehydrogenase-like protein: MDLSTTYMGLKLKNPLVPSASPLSKTLDGIKKLEDAGAAAVVLYSLFEEQIAFEQEELNYFLDRGTGSFAEALSYFPEVGEYNLGPEEYLEHIRRAKEATSIPIIASLNGVSAGGWIDYAKKMQEAGADALELNIYFLATDPNQEGRKIENQYRIILNAVKSNVTIPVAVKLHPFFSSLARMAKELDDDGADGLVLFNRFYQPDLDLENLEVVPGVVLSTSADLRLPLRWIAILYGKVKASLAGTTGVHTAMDALKMVAAGADVVQVCAALLKNGPAYLGTILKGMEKWLEEKEYDSLSTLKGSMSQKAVAEPAVFERANYMKALNDFRDYVL; this comes from the coding sequence ATGGATTTGTCGACTACATACATGGGCTTGAAGCTCAAGAATCCGCTGGTGCCGTCCGCCTCGCCGTTATCCAAAACCCTGGACGGCATCAAAAAGCTGGAAGACGCCGGCGCTGCCGCCGTCGTTCTCTATTCGCTTTTTGAGGAACAGATCGCTTTTGAACAGGAAGAGCTGAATTATTTCCTTGATCGCGGTACCGGCAGCTTTGCAGAAGCGCTCAGCTATTTTCCGGAGGTCGGAGAATATAACCTCGGTCCGGAGGAATATCTTGAACACATCCGTCGCGCCAAAGAGGCGACGTCGATTCCGATCATTGCCAGTCTGAACGGCGTTTCGGCAGGCGGATGGATCGACTATGCTAAAAAAATGCAGGAAGCCGGAGCCGATGCTCTGGAGCTGAATATCTATTTTCTCGCCACCGACCCGAATCAGGAAGGTCGAAAAATAGAGAATCAGTACCGCATTATTCTCAACGCCGTCAAATCCAACGTGACCATCCCCGTGGCGGTTAAACTGCATCCATTCTTCAGCTCCTTAGCCCGCATGGCGAAGGAATTGGATGACGACGGCGCCGACGGGCTTGTGCTGTTCAATCGTTTCTATCAGCCGGATTTGGATTTGGAAAATCTCGAAGTAGTTCCCGGAGTCGTGCTCAGCACCTCCGCAGACCTGCGGCTGCCGCTGCGCTGGATCGCCATTCTTTACGGAAAGGTCAAGGCAAGTCTTGCCGGTACCACCGGCGTGCATACGGCGATGGACGCCCTCAAGATGGTTGCCGCCGGTGCGGACGTCGTCCAGGTCTGCGCCGCGCTGCTCAAAAACGGTCCCGCCTATCTCGGAACGATCCTCAAAGGTATGGAAAAGTGGCTGGAGGAAAAAGAATACGATTCTTTGAGCACCCTTAAGGGCAGCATGAGCCAAAAGGCGGTTGCCGAACCTGCGGTCTTCGAGCGCGCCAATTACATGAAGGCTCTCAACGATTTCCGCGATTACGTCCTCTGA
- the nifJ gene encoding pyruvate:ferredoxin (flavodoxin) oxidoreductase, translated as MSRKMVTIDGNEAAAYIAHKVNEVIAIYPITPSSNMGEWADAFSAEGRTNIWGTVPQVVEMQSEGGAAGAVHGALQTGALTTTFTASQGLLLMIPNMFKIAGELTSTVFHVSARTVATHALSIFGDHSDVMAVRSTGWALLASASVQEIMDMALIAQAATLEARVPILHFFDGFRSSHEVQKIEQLSDDDIRAMINDELVLAHRARALTPDKPKIRGTAQNPDVFFQARETVNPYYLAAPAIIQKAMDKFAALVGRQYHLFDYIGAPDAERIIVLMGSGAEAAHETVEYLNARGEKVGVVKVHLYRPFSVEHFIQALPKSVKSIAVLDRTKEPGAAGEPLYIDVVTALTESYNNGTLPFALPKVVGGRYGLSSKEFTPAMIKAVFDNLSQKTPKNHFTVGINDDVTHTSLAYDPSFSTEPDDVFRGIFYGLGSDGTVGANKNSIKIIGEETNNYAQGYFVYDSKKAGSVTVSHLRFGPRPIRSTYLIDRAQFIACHQQFFLEKFNLLEKAVEGATFLLNTQAGPDKAWDSLPRVYQEEILKKKIKFYVIDAYDVAKKTGMGVRINTIMQTCFFVISGVLPKDQAIQYIKNAIKKTYGAKGDRIVQQNYMAVDQTLENLYEVKIPNKVTSTIELRPPVPENAPEFVKNVVAKIVINKGDEVPVSAFSCDGTFDTATTQYEKRNIALEIPEWDPETCIQCGKCVMVCPHAAIRQKAYDPALLKDAPPTFKSTKARGGDFPEGWVYTLQVAPEDCTGCSLCVEVCPAKNKKEVGKKAINMVPQPPIREQERINYQFFLDRIPDMDRRLVKVNTVKGSQFLRPLFEYSGACAGCGETPYVKLVTQLFGDRLIIANATGCSSIYGGNLPTFPYAKNAEGRGPAWSNSLFEDNAEFGFGFRLTLDKFNEYAKELLVKLAPQIGETLVDELIRADQSTEEGIYAQRERVEILRKKLATIKSPEAQHLNSLADYLVKKSVWIFGGDGWAYDIGYGGLDHVLASGRNVNVLVLDTEVYSNTGGQMSKSTPLGAVAKFAAAGKPMPKKDMGMIFMTYGNIYVARVAMGYNDLGVVRALLEADAYDGPSLVIAYAHCIAHGITMSKGMEEQKRAVESGHYPLFRYNPALAAKGENPLKLDSKAPSISYEEFAYNETRFKMLTKSQPERAKMLLEAAQRSVSERWKLYEMWANMAVQGPAEQQ; from the coding sequence ATGTCTAGGAAAATGGTCACCATAGACGGCAATGAAGCCGCCGCCTATATCGCTCATAAAGTGAACGAGGTGATCGCCATCTATCCGATCACACCTTCATCCAACATGGGCGAATGGGCTGATGCCTTCTCGGCCGAAGGTAGAACCAACATTTGGGGAACCGTTCCCCAGGTCGTAGAGATGCAGAGCGAGGGCGGCGCTGCCGGTGCGGTGCACGGCGCCCTGCAGACCGGCGCCTTGACGACCACATTTACCGCCTCGCAGGGCCTGCTGCTGATGATTCCCAACATGTTCAAAATCGCCGGCGAGCTGACATCCACCGTTTTTCACGTCTCGGCCCGCACGGTGGCCACGCATGCCCTGTCGATTTTCGGCGATCACAGCGACGTTATGGCGGTCCGCTCTACAGGGTGGGCGCTGCTGGCTTCTGCCTCCGTTCAGGAAATCATGGATATGGCATTGATTGCTCAGGCAGCCACCCTCGAAGCGCGCGTGCCGATTCTGCACTTTTTCGACGGTTTTCGTTCTTCGCACGAAGTGCAAAAAATCGAGCAGCTCTCGGACGACGACATCCGCGCGATGATCAACGACGAGCTGGTGCTCGCTCATCGCGCCAGAGCTCTGACGCCGGACAAGCCCAAGATTCGCGGCACGGCCCAGAATCCGGACGTATTCTTCCAGGCGCGCGAAACGGTCAACCCCTATTACCTGGCGGCGCCTGCCATCATCCAAAAAGCTATGGACAAATTTGCCGCCCTTGTCGGTCGGCAGTATCATCTGTTCGACTATATCGGCGCGCCGGATGCCGAACGGATCATCGTGCTGATGGGCAGCGGTGCCGAAGCGGCTCATGAGACGGTCGAATACCTCAATGCCCGCGGTGAAAAGGTCGGGGTGGTCAAAGTCCATCTCTATCGGCCTTTCTCGGTCGAGCATTTCATCCAGGCGTTGCCGAAATCGGTCAAATCGATTGCCGTGCTGGACCGCACCAAAGAGCCGGGCGCTGCCGGCGAACCGCTCTACATTGATGTGGTGACCGCCCTCACCGAATCCTACAACAACGGCACTTTGCCTTTCGCCCTGCCCAAGGTGGTCGGCGGACGCTACGGCCTCTCTTCGAAAGAATTCACACCGGCCATGATCAAGGCGGTTTTCGACAATTTGAGCCAAAAGACGCCCAAGAATCATTTCACCGTCGGCATCAACGATGACGTTACGCATACCAGCCTTGCGTACGATCCCTCCTTCTCCACCGAGCCCGACGACGTCTTCCGCGGCATCTTTTACGGCCTTGGCTCGGACGGCACAGTCGGCGCCAACAAGAACTCGATCAAAATCATCGGCGAAGAGACGAACAACTATGCGCAAGGCTATTTCGTCTATGACTCGAAAAAAGCCGGTTCAGTGACCGTTTCGCACCTGCGCTTCGGCCCGCGGCCGATTCGTTCCACCTACCTGATCGACCGCGCCCAGTTCATCGCCTGTCATCAGCAGTTCTTCCTCGAAAAATTCAACCTGCTGGAAAAAGCGGTGGAAGGCGCCACATTCCTGCTGAACACGCAGGCCGGGCCGGATAAGGCGTGGGACTCTTTGCCGCGCGTCTATCAGGAAGAAATTTTGAAAAAGAAGATCAAATTCTACGTCATCGATGCGTATGACGTAGCAAAAAAGACCGGCATGGGCGTGCGCATCAACACGATCATGCAGACCTGCTTTTTTGTCATTTCCGGCGTGCTGCCGAAGGATCAAGCCATCCAGTACATTAAAAACGCCATCAAAAAGACCTACGGCGCCAAGGGTGACCGAATCGTGCAGCAAAACTATATGGCGGTCGACCAGACGCTCGAGAATTTGTACGAAGTCAAGATTCCGAACAAGGTAACCAGCACCATCGAGCTGCGGCCGCCGGTGCCGGAAAATGCCCCCGAGTTCGTCAAGAACGTCGTCGCCAAGATCGTCATCAACAAGGGCGACGAGGTGCCGGTCAGCGCCTTCAGCTGCGACGGAACCTTTGACACGGCGACCACCCAATACGAAAAGCGCAACATCGCCCTGGAGATTCCGGAGTGGGATCCGGAGACCTGCATTCAGTGCGGCAAATGCGTGATGGTTTGTCCGCATGCCGCCATTCGGCAAAAGGCCTATGACCCGGCGCTGTTAAAGGATGCGCCGCCGACCTTCAAATCGACCAAAGCGCGCGGCGGCGATTTTCCCGAAGGATGGGTCTATACTCTGCAGGTGGCTCCGGAAGACTGCACCGGCTGCTCCTTGTGCGTCGAGGTGTGTCCGGCGAAGAACAAAAAAGAGGTGGGCAAGAAGGCCATTAATATGGTGCCGCAGCCGCCGATTCGCGAGCAGGAGCGCATCAATTACCAGTTCTTCCTCGACCGTATTCCCGACATGGATCGTCGGCTGGTTAAAGTAAACACCGTCAAGGGATCGCAGTTCCTGCGGCCGCTGTTCGAATACTCGGGCGCATGCGCCGGCTGCGGTGAAACTCCGTACGTCAAGCTGGTGACGCAGCTGTTCGGCGATCGGCTGATCATCGCCAATGCCACCGGCTGCTCGTCGATTTACGGCGGCAACCTGCCGACTTTTCCCTATGCCAAAAACGCCGAAGGCCGCGGACCGGCCTGGTCTAACTCGCTGTTCGAGGACAATGCCGAGTTCGGCTTTGGTTTTCGATTGACGCTGGATAAATTCAACGAGTACGCCAAAGAGCTGTTGGTCAAGCTGGCGCCGCAAATCGGAGAGACGCTCGTCGATGAGCTGATCAGGGCCGATCAATCGACTGAAGAAGGCATCTATGCTCAACGTGAGCGCGTGGAAATACTGCGGAAAAAGCTGGCGACGATCAAATCGCCTGAGGCTCAGCACCTGAATTCACTGGCTGATTATTTGGTGAAAAAGAGCGTCTGGATTTTCGGCGGCGACGGCTGGGCTTACGACATTGGTTACGGCGGACTCGATCATGTGCTGGCTTCGGGCCGCAACGTCAATGTCCTCGTGCTCGATACCGAAGTCTACTCCAATACCGGCGGCCAAATGTCCAAGTCGACTCCATTGGGCGCGGTCGCTAAATTCGCCGCCGCCGGTAAGCCGATGCCGAAAAAAGACATGGGCATGATTTTCATGACCTACGGCAACATCTATGTTGCGCGCGTAGCCATGGGTTACAATGACCTCGGCGTAGTTCGGGCCTTGCTGGAGGCGGACGCCTACGACGGCCCAAGCCTGGTCATTGCCTACGCTCATTGCATTGCGCACGGCATTACGATGTCAAAAGGCATGGAAGAGCAAAAGAGAGCGGTCGAATCCGGTCATTACCCGCTCTTCCGTTATAATCCGGCGTTGGCCGCCAAAGGAGAAAATCCGCTCAAGCTCGATTCCAAGGCGCCGAGCATTTCTTATGAAGAATTCGCCTACAACGAGACCCGCTTCAAGATGCTCACCAAATCCCAACCCGAACGGGCCAAGATGCTTCTCGAAGCGGCACAGCGGAGCGTCAGCGAACGCTGGAAGCTGTACGAAATGTGGGCAAACATGGCGGTCCAAGGGCCGGCCGAGCAGCAATAA
- a CDS encoding Gfo/Idh/MocA family oxidoreductase, giving the protein MIEGSKTDAMTRKLRMGMVGGGPGAFIGEVHRKAARMDGHVEIVAGAFDIDPAKSREMGRILNLDPKRAYDNYQQMIEAELKLPPDERIDFVSITTPNNWHFPIAKAFLEAGFHVVCEKPMTMDVPEALALRDVVKKSGKVFALLHNYTGYPMVKHARWMVKQGMLGKIQKIVVEYPQDWLLKRIELEGQMQASWRTDPKQAGAGGCLGDIGTHAENLARYITGLFIEELCADLTTFAQGRLLDDDVNVLLRYENGAKGVLHASQISTGQENNLNIRVWGTEGAIQWFQEHPNYLY; this is encoded by the coding sequence ATGATCGAAGGAAGCAAGACCGACGCCATGACCCGTAAACTGCGGATGGGCATGGTCGGCGGCGGTCCGGGCGCGTTTATCGGCGAGGTACACCGCAAGGCGGCGCGCATGGACGGCCATGTGGAAATCGTTGCCGGAGCATTCGATATTGATCCGGCCAAATCCCGCGAAATGGGACGTATTCTCAATCTCGACCCGAAGCGCGCTTATGATAATTATCAGCAGATGATTGAAGCGGAACTCAAGCTTCCCCCCGATGAGCGCATCGATTTTGTCTCCATCACCACGCCCAACAATTGGCATTTCCCCATCGCCAAAGCATTTCTCGAAGCCGGTTTTCACGTCGTTTGCGAAAAGCCCATGACCATGGACGTGCCCGAAGCGCTGGCTCTTCGCGACGTGGTTAAAAAATCCGGCAAAGTGTTCGCTCTGCTGCACAATTATACCGGCTATCCCATGGTCAAGCATGCCCGCTGGATGGTCAAGCAGGGGATGCTCGGCAAGATTCAAAAGATCGTCGTCGAATATCCGCAAGACTGGCTGCTCAAGCGCATCGAGCTGGAAGGGCAGATGCAGGCTTCATGGCGCACCGACCCCAAGCAGGCGGGTGCCGGCGGCTGCCTGGGCGACATCGGCACGCACGCCGAAAACCTGGCCCGCTACATTACCGGCCTGTTCATCGAAGAATTGTGCGCCGACCTGACCACCTTTGCTCAGGGGCGACTCCTCGATGACGACGTCAACGTGCTTCTGCGTTATGAAAACGGCGCCAAGGGTGTTCTGCATGCCTCGCAGATTTCCACCGGCCAGGAGAACAACCTCAACATCCGCGTTTGGGGTACCGAAGGTGCCATTCAGTGGTTCCAGGAGCATCCGAACTATCTCTATTT
- a CDS encoding gfo/Idh/MocA family oxidoreductase has protein sequence YRQGEPVQVLRRGGGYLCDAAKRHTRLPSGHPEAFLEAFANIYQNFVATVRAVESGQKPTELDLDFPDVEDGVIGMQFIETVVASSKSDKKWEKFHK, from the coding sequence CTATCGCCAGGGCGAGCCGGTGCAGGTCCTGCGTCGCGGCGGCGGCTATTTGTGCGATGCGGCCAAGCGGCACACCCGTCTGCCGTCCGGTCACCCGGAGGCTTTCCTCGAGGCCTTTGCCAACATTTATCAGAACTTTGTCGCCACGGTTCGCGCCGTCGAGTCCGGTCAAAAGCCCACGGAGCTCGATCTCGATTTTCCGGACGTGGAGGACGGCGTCATCGGCATGCAGTTCATCGAAACGGTGGTCGCCAGCTCCAAGAGCGACAAAAAGTGGGAGAAATTTCACAAATAA